AAAGTATCTTCTACCAAATCCCTTACAAACTGAAGATGAGATATGAGGAAAGGTGTGCACAAAGTAACCACGTGGTGACAATTCATGTGCTATGTACATGATCTGTGCTTAAAATAACATCAGTCTTGGTTTCTTAGCATTTCATCAGAAATGATGCTTTGATGCACATCTGTGGATAAAGGTGCAGTCATGTTTAGAATTGTTCGGCAAATTTTCACATGTGAAAATCATGTAGGAATGTATGTGATTGGGGATTTTGCTTGAGGCAAAGGTTTCCCCACGCAGGTTTTGCAACAGGTTCAAATTGGTCATGTAAATTTGCTGTGTTGAGCAACAGAAGGTTACTTATTTTGAACATAAAGTCTTTGACCAGTTTGCCATACTGATAATTTCACTTTGGCTGATTACTACTTTACTGTACTAATAACtaatctttcttttttccaaATTGCATGATTTTTCAATGTTATGTTCTCGGATGCACTCTAAACTGTTTATTTAGCCTTTAAACTGTCTATTATCTCTTTCAAGTCTCAAAACAAATGTGCTTATCATGGCACAGTTTAATTCTGTCAGATTTGTAGACTCCTGTCTGCCTTGTTTTAGATCCCACCACAGAAGGAGGTTTCTGGCACTATTCCTGTGAACATAGGTTGACATCTGGAGTCAGATGCTCATGTGATGATCAGAGGTGTTAGAATAGCAcaaggagaaagagagaagacAGATGGAAAAAGAATGAGAGTTTGATGAATGAAGAGGTTTAATTGAATGATAGAGTaatctgaggaaaaaaagaacacATTTGTGTATGTAACAGCTCAGCATTGCCCTGCATTTTGAGGGTCTGTGTGTTTGCGAAGTCAAGGGCCAGTTCCGAGCGAACGTTCAGTGCATGAGCTGCTATCACAACAGTGAAGAGGACATTGGAGTGCATTGTGGGTGTTGTAGCATGTTTAGTAGTAATCTTCGTAGTTCTTAGGGTTCAGGCAGTAGAGAATGGCTCCTCCGAAGGAGAAGATGGTGGCTCCCCAGGCCAGACCGTATCCCCAGTTAAACTCGTGATATATTCTCAAACTGATGGTCTCGATGAACTTGATGGGATACAGCACCAGACAGCAAGCCTGTAGGACCACTGTGAGAAACAGAGGAGTGCTGGCAATGAAATTTGCAATCATCAAAGAGACAAAAGTAGGTTAAGAACATTAAAAGTCTTCTAAATCCTCAATGGGCTTTATTTCTTGATAAGTTCCTCAACAAAGTGAGCGTGTGCCAACTTCAAAGCTATGTAAAAATCCTCTTAAAAGAGATGTGAAAATGTCTGTTTCAGATATACCTTTACATCTTTTCCCTGTGATGTGTTCATATCAAGAACAACTGATTAGTGAGGCAGCTGTGTGATGtggcttggaaaaaaaaatgtttggatGCAAATAGTGCATTTCCTGGGTCATTAGCTACAGCAGTTGCGTCTTCGAGCCAACGACACATTTTAAATTCATAATACATGAATCCTAATTTAATGTGCATGGAGAACAAAAATGGGAAGCCAACACATTAATACAtaagtgtgtttgtgcatggtTGTGTTTATTTCACCTGCGGCAAAGAGCATAACTGCGACCGGTCTGTAGAAGTGTCTCCTGGAGCGAATGCAGACAGACACCAGGGCCACCAGGAAGGAAAGGAGGATAAGGAAGGCTCCACCCAACAACAAAGCCAGTGTGGCGATCTGCCAATCTGCATTAAATCAatacataaaaacacaaatagTAGATCAGTTTCATATCGCATTACAGAGCatgtattatattcattcatatcTAATGAAAGTAAACACTCATGGGATATACACCTCATTTACAGAATTAAGACATCCATACAGTGCATGTTTACTTAGAAAAACAATggtgtgaatggcc
The window above is part of the Megalobrama amblycephala isolate DHTTF-2021 unplaced genomic scaffold, ASM1881202v1 scaffold615, whole genome shotgun sequence genome. Proteins encoded here:
- the LOC125262133 gene encoding transmembrane protein 47, which gives rise to MASSVSGAEEVRVSALTPLKLVGLVCIFLALCLDVGAVLSPAWVTADDQYHLSLWESCWKPAASATWRCSSTLGTDWQIATLALLLGGAFLILLSFLVALVSVCIRSRRHFYRPVAVMLFAAVVLQACCLVLYPIKFIETISLRIYHEFNWGYGLAWGATIFSFGGAILYCLNPKNYEDYY